One Oncorhynchus kisutch isolate 150728-3 linkage group LG30, Okis_V2, whole genome shotgun sequence genomic window, GCTGGTCACAGTCAGAGTCCGAACAAGAGTCCGAACAGGATGCCCATACCTCTAAGCCTAGCTGTGGTGGGttgagagaggaaaggaacatCTATAAGCGCGCACTGCTATCCGACTCGGACGATTCTATAAAGCAAGATTACAAGCGTGTCAAACTCACAAAAACCAACCGCTGGCATCACAAGAGAGAATCTAAAAGGAGCAGGAGGGACAAGGGGTGTAAAGAGACGGATCTCAAGTTTGTAGGAAGGAAAGACAAAGCCTGTGCTAAAAAGAGACTGGACAAGTCTAACACAAGGTGTGAAACTGTAAAGACCACTAAGCAGATACAAACCCACAATCGAGATTCACACCAATACAAAAAGAAACTGTCCGATCCTGAGGAAGATGAGGACGTCTACCAAGGGGAGGGACCCACTCGGCAGAGAATAAAAAGGGTGCCTTGTTCCAAGTCAAAAGGCACTCGCTCTCCAGTTATCTATACCGACTCAGAGCAGGAGGACATATGCACGCCTAAGAAGATACAAAAAAGCCCACTTGTCAATAGGCCCCGGGAGAACCTTGACAACCCAGGAGCCGCCGTTTCCAAACATCAGCAACTGGCCAACCTCCCAGGTGTTACAGGTTCACATCGGAGGTCGGATGTGTCACAAGTCAAAAGACACAGATTACATGTAGAGGCTGGGAAGGCAGCCAGGGTTTCTGATCAAGCTGCCTGGCTAGCGGACACCACTCAACACGAGTGTTCGGATCAGGAGGAATGTGGAGAGGATCACCATACCAATCCTGCTGAGCCTACATCCGCTGCCAAGTCAGAGTGCCAGTCAGAAGAGAACACGGGGTCTCAGTCAGAGGACGATTCCGAATTGGACTTTAATGATCAACTGGACAAAAAATCTGCAAGGGCAAGGTGTAGCATATCTGAAACGGACTCTGGTGAAACTGAATATTTTGTTTCTATGTGATAACAGTTATGTCTTCCCATATAATAAAGAAGCAGCCTGTACGTGGGCCGAAAAGTGCTTACGTTATACGATATTTAGAGGGGCTGGCTAACAGTGTCTCTGTCTCGCAGTTAGATGAACCGTGTATGTCTTCAGCAGCGCTGTCAGCTACGTATTCAACCTTGCGGTATAAAGAGGAGGAACCCAAGGTTGTTGTCAATACCCTGGATAGGTATCTTTTGAAGAAATGAAACCAATGTGTTTACTTTGATATGGAAATATGTTAACCTGTGTGACTGCCCTATACCGAAAGGTATACCCATCCTTGTATGACATAATAAACTTGAGTTAAACACGGTACATGTTATCAGGATCTATTTGTGTTTGTCTTTGCATCTGTCTTCACCTGAATGTAATCATAGCCCTTCTATAATATAACACTGGACGCTTACAATGGTACTTTCATCACACCTTTATTAGTTGATCCAAGGAAATACAAGGTACACACTGATAGATACTATTACATATGTACAGAACCTTCATGTCACACAGTGGGGTAGCTGTTTATGGTACATGAGCATATAAGCTACGCCATTGTATAGCATAGATCCAGCTTCGTAGGTTGACTTGACATCTTCCCAAGAGCACACTCTGACATGAGAGTCGTCTGCGAGATACCAAATATTGTTGTCGTCTCGCACATAAGCTGTGTAATGTCCACAGTAGTGAGTACCACGGTGGGCTACAACAGCATACAGCTTGTATACAGTAGCTACCGGTGCTTCAGGGTCTTTCATGATATATTTCAGGTCCAGTGTCTCAGGGAAAGCAAACCTTGTGCCCGTCTTGACTATATCAGTGGTATCTCTGCCAATGTTCCTAACACGTTCGATCCTCATACACACAACCTGCGGCAATGTCACTACCTTGCTGGTGATTTCAATCTGAGTTCCTGTGTGGCAGTGTGTACAATGGTAGTCACAGGTGGTGAACGTGATGTCAGTGTACAGTTTTATGTACTGCTGCAGCTCTGTGGGGAGATTATCACCTATCAACACGGTGATCGTGTTGGACTTATTGAGTGTGGACTGGACTGTGTTACAACGGAGGCAGCGCACACGGTTCTCATTCTCAATGTCCCACAGAGAACCTATCCTCTTAGCTATCCCACAGTCGTCTGCTAGAGCGTTGATGATGCACTTGAAGACCACGTCCGAGTCCTCCTGAACATCGAAAGGGGCTCCTCTGTACAATGTCATTGCGTTTACTAGTAAGCTCGGATCACACGGTGACGCGTTGCCTTTGGTCATATCGTAGATGAGACACTTAAGCCTCACTGCCACCGAATTCGGAGACCGGGGATCTTGACCATCAACCTGCAGAATGAACTCCCGTAGCTCACGTGTCCCACACAGCACTTGGACAACGCTGTTGATGCTGCAGTAAGCCCCGTAATTGATCAAGCCGCGCATAGTGTAAGGTGGACAGGGAGACCAATCAGCCTTGGCAGAACAACGACACAGATTCCGATGTGACCCAGTCGACAGCAGTTTAGGATATCTAGTACTTTACGACATTTAGTACTCAGTCACGCTGAATGTCATCACGCTATTGAACAGCTCTCTGAGAGATAACACAGACCCCTCGTGGTTCAGTAGAACCATGAGTATTGTCATCTTGTAATAGTCGAGCGTGAACTCCTGCACGGGTCCCTGTCGCTTACACTTTGTGAACAATATCACAGGGGCCCACTTGGAATCGATATGGGACACTAAGTCGTGTGTGAAACAGCTACCATTGTCAGTCAGTAACTTTGACCGGTCCAGTTGATCTATCCTGACAACCCCAGAGAGGGCAGAGACGTTCAGAGTCACCTTTGTCAAACCCTGCGTACAATCTAATGTCGTCACTTCCAGCCTAGATGATCCGAATATCTTCACCCTCATCCTTAGCACTATGTTCCTAACCAGTGTACTCAGCTTAGTATCACCCAGGCCTTCTGCTGTCTGGTTGCCTCTGT contains:
- the LOC116358607 gene encoding ubl carboxyl-terminal hydrolase 18-like, giving the protein MRGLINYGAYCSINSVVQVLCGTRELREFILQVDGQDPRSPNSVAVRLKCLIYDMTKGNASPCDPSLLVNAMTLYRGAPFDVQEDSDVVFKCIINALADDCGIAKRIGSLWDIENENRVRCLRCNTVQSTLNKSNTITVLIGDNLPTELQQYIKLYTDITFTTCDYHCTHCHTGTQIEITSKVVTLPQVVCMRIERVRNIGRDTTDIVKTGTRFAFPETLDLKYIMKDPEAPVATVYKLYAVVAHRGTHYCGHYTAYVRDDNNIWYLADDSHVRVCSWEDVKSTYEAGSMLYNGVAYMLMYHKQLPHCVT